The genomic region ggtcctttttgaaaatgaaggacaaacaacagttatgtgccaggcactgtgctaagccctagggatacaaagagtcaaaatatagtctttgacctcaaggagtttaaaatctaatGTAGGAGGCAAAAAgctaacaaatatatacaaaacgagctgtatacaggataaatagagaGTAATTAAAAGACAGAGAACATTCAAATTAGGAGGAGCTAgggaaggcttcttatagaagatgggattttagttgagacttaaaggaagccagggaggttggTAGTTGGAGTggaagagaaagagcattccaggcatggggcacagcggGACAAAATATCCAGAgctcagagatggagtgtcttgtttgtggaacagtcaggaggccaatATAGAAAAGTATGTGCTGGGGAATAAGgtgaagaagattaaaaaggttGGAGggagctagattatgaagggctttgaatgtcaaacagagcattttggttttgcttctagAGGCCacgggagtttattgaataaggtgTGACATGATCAttcctgcactttaggaaaatcactctaatGGCTGAATGGAAAGTGGTTGTAgggggagagaattgaggaagacaggcccaccaacaggctattgcaataatccaggggtgaggtgatgaaggtctgctGTAgcgtggtggcagtgtcagaggagagaatgggagcgtattcaaaaatgtttcaaaggcaaaatcaacagatatgggcaacagcttggatgtggGGGGCAGGATGAGGGGGATGAGAGATAGCGAGAAATCCAGAATGATTCCTAGTTTGTAAGCCTGAGGGACCAGGAAAGTgatgttgccctctatagtaatagagaaggtaggagTGGCGGGAGCATTTAGGGGGAaacataatgagttctgttttgaacatactaaatttaagatgtctactggacatccaattcaatATGTctgaaggcagttggagatacaagatTGGAAGTCATCAGAGAGATTGGAGCAGGAATGGTAGATTTAAGAAGAATTATCAGCaaaaagatggtaattaaatccatgagagccaataagatcaccaagagaagtagtatagatggagaagagaagaaggcccaggacagaacctacagttagagggtgtgacctggaagaggatccacaaaggagacagaaggagcagtcagatatagAGGAGGAAAAGTAGGGGAAAGTGGTGtgccaaaaacctagagaaaagagaatatcaaggaggtgTGATCCATAGAGTCAAGGAGAatggggattgagaaaaggccattggatttggcaattaggagatctTTAGGAGATCATACTCTTCAAAGGAATATGTGACTGTGCCTCTAGAAAATTTGTCAAGAATTATATTCTTGATTTATAGAAGTCATTCTTTAAAGATGTGCATGTTTGTACTAAACTAAAGCTTTCCTCAAAAGTCCATGTACTTGCATATATTCACTTAATATTTCATGCTCTCTTTCACTAGGAAACTCATCTGTTTATTGAATGATGCTCAGCTTACCACTACAATTTATTTGCTTTAAAATCTCCTGAGAGTTATTGGATGGGAGCAAAGGACAATtatatcaaaaacaaaagcagcagcaacaacaaaaaccctattCCAGAAGCGGTAGTATTAATTGGGTAAATGATGGTATCTTTGACATTAGATAAGTGAATCCAAAAAGGAGGTCTCAGTTTAGCGACAAAGATAATAAGATTGGTTTTATGCAAGTTTGCTTTGGGATGCCAATGGGAGAGTCAAGTAAATAATTTGACACTTATGAGTCCACATAGGCAGTACTTAGCAGTGTGAACACAAATTCTTTCACATGAAGTCTAGTGTACTTCCTACGCTAAATATGTGCTCTGTTGGGCGGTTGGAAACATGGGTCCGAAACTTAaactgggagggagagggaagggaaaaagcagttattaagtaccaactactCATCTACtaaggtgccaggcactgtgctaagtaattttacaaacattaacctcatttgaccttcataGCAACCCAGcaagctaggtgctattattatcctcattttacagtagaggaaactaaggcaaacaaaggttaagtgacttgtccagaatcagatggctaataagtgtcggaggttggatgtgaattcaggtcttcctaactccaggtccaaaaTTCTAGTGGAGTCTAACTCCAGGCTCTATTCCACTATCTGCCTCAAAAGAATCTCAGCAATGAACGTAATAgatttaaagatcatctagtttgAGGTAATTGGTGAAGTAATGAGATTACCTTGGGAAAGAatgtagagaaaaagaaagaagagaagagtgaCCATTGAAAAACAGTCTCTTTAAGGGATTGTAATCtgacaaagacaaagaagaacagTTAAAGAGGTAGAATAAGATCCAAGAAAGTATGGTATTTCTGAAGCCAAGACAGAGTATCCAGAATCAAGGAAATCATCAATAGTATTAAAATATTTGATAAGATCATatggatgaagactgagaaaaggtcatcagaTTTGGTGATTAGGTGATCATTGGTTACCTATAAGATTTTCAGTAGGATAGAAAAGGTTAAAACCAAgtcattgttttattttgggggggggaattgCCCATTTAATTGACATTATTTTGATAACTTCAGCCAGACTTACACAACAGCCAGGCTCCTTCCTCATCATAGACTTCACCCTTGGGTTTGGCCTCATTTGGGTTTCTTAGATGTTACAAGCTCACAACCTGAATCTCACAAAGCACAGAGCCACAGGGAGGGAAGGCAACAGGACTGCTGGATTTTAGGCCATTTTCTTTCAGGGCTTgagttgggggaaagggaagaggttgAATGGGAGATTCCAAGGCATTGTTCTGGGCATAGGGAGTGAGATTAAAATGAACTCAATGAAATAAGACTTacaaaggggaaggcagggatcAGGACTGTGCACCAGTCACTAACTTTCTGTTTTATACCTGAAGAGAAACTGTAGATTTGAGATTGATTCAGGCAAGAAAAGAACACAACATCCTTTAAGGTAGATTGaagcaatgatttttaaaacaaagaaatcagAACTAGAACATCTGAAATTTTTAACCCTTTCTTTACAGGTTTATCTAGACCACTTTTGATTAAGAAAACTGTAGAACTGTAACACAAGTTAACATCGGGGGGTGTTCCCTGTCAATTTCCCAAAGAGTCCTGATTGTGAGTGTGGGAAATGTACTACTCCAGGTCTCTGCTTGCCCTGGTTGGAATCAGTCATGAAAGATTTAGTCCACAGGTTGTTTTACCCCATATTTCTTTGTAAACTCTCCAGCATTCTTACAGAGTAAGAATCCCTAGAGTACTTTTCAATGTGGGTGCTCAGGCTGGGGGTCGTTCACCAGTGCTATGAGGGACTGGATGACTTGGTCAGTTTTGGTTGCTGGCTTCCAGTTTTTAGCACTAATTACTGGCAGACAGACTTGCCCTTTTTCGTCAATGTTAGGGTGGTAAATCTTTGTTTTAAAAGTGGTCTTACGTGGTTTGAATGGATACTCTGCTGGGAAGTTGTTTTCGATTCTGAGGGCTCCCTTGTCATATGGAGGGTTGTTAGGAACAATAAGTCCTTGCCTAGTCAATAAATTAGCTTCATCAACCTGGATGTTATGGAAGTTTTTCATCCCAACCTGTAGATTTTCTTCCAGCTCCTTCATCAGCCTTTGGCTGGTAGCCATTTTGGGTGTGGTGCTGCTGCTGTCCCACAATGTGTTGTGCCAAGTCATTAAGTTTTAAGAAGTATGAATAGTGAGGAGGTTGTCTACATAtagaaaaacttttaaagaagTTTGACAGTATAGTGGAGCAGAAAGATGAAGCAGAAGAACCAAGGAGGCCCCCCACCTCatttttttagaaatgaaaagaatagaaatataTGTAGGCAGACCAAAAAAAGCCACTGTAATGAAAGAGATTGAAGATGTTTAAGGGAAAAGGGGTGAGTGCCAGAAATCATGGAAGAATTGTAAAGAATAGGATTCAAGGTGCAGAGCAAGGGGCAAAGATTTATCTTCTGCAAATGAGGGGAAGAGGTCAGATTAAATGATGATACTGAGAAGTTTTGAGAATTAGAGGAAGGGAATTGAGGCCTCCTTCAAAATGCTTTAATCTTTTCAGTGAATAGGAAGTTGTTTGTAGGGGTAagggtgagggtgagggaggTGAATGAGGGAcctggaggtgggaaggaaataagcatttatatagtgcctattatgtgccaggaactgtcctaaacactttacaaatatagttGATCCTCAACTTTTGCGGAGGTAATGTTCCTAGAAAATaatatgaaagtaaaaaaatgtgaatattgatacactgaacctatgggaaatagggggTTAGGTTCCTGTGACCACCAAAAGCTGTAGTCTTTTGCTAAAGATCACTGAAAATGTACTTTTCTGCacacaattctttataacaaaacattaattctgataacatatacttttcctaacacagtaaccatgaaataacccacaAAATACAgtgcataaaatgaaattgttgtccttcagtcatttcagtcatacccaactctttttgagcccatttggggttttcttgacaaatatactttattggtttgccatttccttctctggctcattttacagatgaggaaactgaggcaaacagagtttaaatgcccaggatcacatagtcagcaggtgtctgagcctggatttgaactcaggtcttcctgactccaggctcggcactctatccactgagtaaCCTGGCTATCCCCAAAGTAAAATTGGTaacatacaaaacattttttctcaatAGCAATTCCCTAGAATTTTTTAGCACAACATTTTGTGCTAAAACTTCaattgaaaattttatttcagataatattcacttttcataataCATGAAATCTACAGTACCGTAAATACTGctcagcaaataaaattcttagaattaaaacatttttaacccaaatctcaccttctactgTGTCAGATGGCAGTGTGAGGGTGTTGTACTGTATGCTATACAGCTATAAACCTCCCTGCCTTGGCTGCCctttgaaaaccaagggagaggttGCTGAGATTTTAGTCAGTGCTGTTGGAAGATGCTGAGATTGGCAAGGTCTTACCATCACCTCCAACATCTGCCCTTCACAGCTGTTGGAGGGCATTGGAGATCATAAAGCATGCACTGGCTTGAAATAATCTATCATTGCTGTCTGCTTACTGCACTATTTGAGTTCCTTAAGGGTCTCCCAGCCAACAGCAGCTGCAGACATTCCCACACAAAGTATAcctaacacctttattttcttaataaaCTGGATCACTGACTTTGCACCCTTGGGCTTATAGATTAAAGAACTTGTCCTACTCTTTTGAGGGACATGATTTTgacacaaaacttgagttttaaaggctaacaatgaaaatatgcaatgcATGCATGTGGAGCTCTTCATAATGGTAGTGAATGGTGAAGTGCCCAGTAGGATGCCAGCAGCTCAACAAACCTGCACACATCacacctctctttttttctctattgtgCATAGCCACAAATGTACACAGTTGCCaacaataaagtgaaaatgactttacaaataaaatcatGAGAATGCTTGAAGTCAtgaaatttaaatgaatgaatgttgagGACTGACTATtgcatttgagcctcaaaataaTCCTGCAAtttaagtgctgttattatccccattttaaaattaaaaaaaaaaactgaggcagatagagaataagtgacttgctgagagtcacacagctagtaaatgtcgaagactggatttgaattcaaatttttctgactccaagtccagggctccatCCACTCTGACACCTagctgaggaagagaggaaaagcttTGAAACAATAAGTGTGGGGGATAAGAAAGAAATCCAACAAGCAGAGTAGATTTGACAAAAGTAGATACTTTTGCACTTATACCCAAAAGGGAGCACTGCAAAAACTTGTGATAGGTCTTGGTCCTTAGTGCTTAGAGAAAATGTGTTAGTTTCCCTAGTTGAATATCCCGTAAGTCTCCTTTTGTCTGACATCTGGCTCCCctcattccttcttccccttATCCCTTCAATATGGGTCAATGAACTTCTCCCCCATCTTCTATTTTACTCCTGCCAATTTTTACCTAATGGTTCCCACTCTAAGTTTGGCTGCATTTCCCTTCCTCCTGCTACCTGGAAAGGAACAATCGTGATCACAAGTtgagagacaaggaaaaaaaagtcatagaCTGGAAAATGGGATATGGTAGAGACTGGATCTCATCCCTTATTATTTGTTCTCTTGCAATGATGAGCACAGAGAGTCTTATTGCATGAGCAGCCAAGATTCCCTGGGTGAGTAACCTCATAGGTAAAGAAGTATATGGAAACCAGTAGTTGCTAGATTTTGGAAAATTGACAGCACTCACAAGAATTCAGCATGTATTACTCAGGAAGCAATTTAAACCAAGACCAGATGAGATGACTATCAATAATCTTCCAGCTTATAACAATGAATAGccacttggggaaaaaaagcactAAAGACTGAAAGATTGTATTTTTGCCTGGCGATATCCTGTAATTCTTCTCAATTAGATTGGCATCAATCATGTTCATTCTCAGAGTCAATAAATCACAGATTGTAGACCCCACAAAGACAGAGGAAATTACTTGGTGCATCCCCTAGGCCCCTACATTTAAATTGATGAGGGCTTCATTCAAGTTAGCTGAATTGTCCCAAAGGATCAAGCAACCAACAGATCCCTTTTAAAAACTATTCCTTCTGACAGAaggcattcatttttttctttcattttccagatgaaaagtCTACCCACCCAATTTCATTCTaatcatttacaaaatgattGTAATGATGTTCTCTGAAATCaaataatatattgttttctttgtatcctccacaTATGAACATAGTAGGAGTTCAATAAACATGATTTTAGACTTCAAAGataccttagagattatctggtccaaCTCATTCATTAATAGATGAGTGGTCAAAGACCTAGAGAAGTAAAATAACTGGTCCAAGATTAAACAGGTAATAAGTAGAAGATTAGGAATTTTTACC from Trichosurus vulpecula isolate mTriVul1 chromosome 8, mTriVul1.pri, whole genome shotgun sequence harbors:
- the LOC118829889 gene encoding ubiquitin-conjugating enzyme E2 L3-like, whose translation is MATSQRLMKELEENLQVGMKNFHNIQVDEANLLTRQGLIVPNNPPYDKGALRIENNFPAEYPFKPRKTTFKTKIYHPNIDEKGQVCLPVISAKNWKPATKTDQVIQSLIALVNDPQPEHPH